In one Hypomesus transpacificus isolate Combined female chromosome 18, fHypTra1, whole genome shotgun sequence genomic region, the following are encoded:
- the LOC124480377 gene encoding la-related protein 4 isoform X2 translates to MSSDQGGEPPLLQEEADPGPKTSGKDEAPPGIGGGSGGMVTSKGAGLNPNAKVWQEMPVAASEAPAEADDGSQWPQGDITEGYSEPSPAVCKPYPGFVIPLEEASPTAAAAEVAVNGMDPSDPGFPPTEVTTAVDSKMTAEQPLPSENLREVLKKELEFYFSRENLSKDLYLMSQMDSDQFVPIWTIASMEGIKAHTTDMDLILDVLRSSPMVQVDEKGEKVRPNHKRCIIILREVPETTPVEEVEGLFKNDNCPKVISVEFAHNNNWYITFQSDTDAQQAHRYLREEVKTFQGKPIMARIKAINTFFAKNGYRSMESSMYAHQTQTQSQYSSPLYMQPVYPQQQYPVYGIVPPTWTTSPAPYFETPLAPFPNSGFVNGFNSPGHYKTGSNSLNISRPFNRNRVPLYSRKNVINAFRNHVKPQMRSGEVAPAAATPQESLTGLRSPQPPSTPASAQAPTDMNAAFPHLSSDPTDDGMAGRGRRNTYRGTRRRREDERIPRPTPLAEVKLSPPKFDLAATNFPPLPGSVVSTQGEPVLENRMSDVVRGLNRDKTEQASKEASAHVTPAPEEAAPVSSPAQPVTKPAAQPQGPPVPSVTHHEKKVERAEPPTPKVAQQPAQQPAPPPTTPNPPSSTQPLPGPKPQPSVVSSSPAAASTSASTTTAPIPVMEPRKLSYAEVCQRPPKDYPPPAPAQAPSPSGSAAGQPLRELRVNKAEEPGSSSGSSPGDRQDKTHEREGGWECKESRPPRDSQGYRSNGPRGSGGLKFREQRRPPPARRSSPQGGPRHTGKEQNIPPALPK, encoded by the exons ATGAGTTCGGACCAGGGCGGAGAGCCGCCACTGTTGCAGGAGGAGGCTGATCCGGGACCGAAGACCAGTGGGAAGGACGAAGCTCCACCTGGGATCGGTGGAGGGTCAGGCGGCATG GTCACCTCCAAGGGCGCAGGTCTGAACCCCAATGCCAAGGTGTGGCAGGAGATGCCTGTGGCTGCCAGCGAGGCTCCCGCTGAGGCAGACGACGGCTCCCAGTGGCCCCAGGGCGACATCACAGAGG GTTATTCTGAGCCTTCCCCCGCTGTATGTAAACCATACCCAGGCTTCGTCATCCCCCTGGAGGAGGCCAGCCCTACGGCGGCGGCGGCAGAGGTCGCCGTGAACGGCATGGATCCTTCAGACCCAGGGTTCCCCCCGACTGAGGTCACCACCGCAG TGGACTCCAAGATGACGGCCGAGcagcccctcccctcagagAACCTGCGGGAGGTCCTCAAGAAAGAGCTGGAGTTCTACTTCTCTAG GGAGAACTTGTCCAAGGACCTGTACCTAATGTCCCAGATGGACAGTGACCAGTTTGTCCCCATCTGGACCATCGCCAGCATGGAAGGCATCAAGGCCCACACCACTGACATGGACCTCATCTTGGACGTGTTGAGAT cctctccgATGGTACAGGTGgatgagaagggagagaaggtgcGTCCCAATCACAAGCGTTGCATCATCATCCTGAGGGAGGTTCCTGAGACGACGCCCGTGGAG gaagtggagggccTCTTTAAAAATGACAACTGTCCGAAGGTGATAAGTGTGGAATTTGCGCACAACAATAACTGGTACATCACATTCCAATCAGACACGGATGCTCAACAG GCGCACCGATACTTAAGAGAGGAAGTCAAAACATTTCAGGGAAAACCCATCATG GCAAGAATAAAGGCCATCAACACGTTCTTTGCTAAGAATGGCTACCGTAGCATGGAAAGCAGCATGTACGCCcatcagacccagacccagtcccAGTACAGCTCACCTCTCTACATGCAGCCCGTGTACCCTCAGCAGCAGTATCCTGTCTACGGCATCGTCCCCCCCACCTGGACGACCTCCCCAGCACCCTACTTTGAGACCCCCCTG GCACCGTTTCCGAACAGTGGCTTTGTCAACGGGTTTAACTCTCCCGGGCACTACAAAACGGGCTCCAACTCTCTCAATATCTCTCGGCCCTTCAACAGAAACCG TGTCCCCCTCTATTCAAGAAAGAATGTAATAAATGCCTTCAG AAACCATGTGAAACCCCAAATGAGGTCAGGCGAGGTGGCCCCTGCGGCTGCGACCCCCCAGGAGAGCCTGACCGGCCTCcgcagcccccagccccccagcaccCCGGCCTCGGCACAGGCCCCGACCGACATGAACGCAGCCTTCCCGCACCTCTCATCGGACCCCACTGACGACGGCATGGCCGGGCGTGGAAG GAGGAATACATACAGAGGCacccggaggaggagagaggacgagcGCATCCCG AGACCCACACCCCTGGCTGAGGTGAAGCTTTCACCCCCCAAGTTCGACCTGGCTGCGACCAACTTCCCCCCTCTGCCTGGCAGTGTGGTCAGCACACAGGGGGAGCCCGTTCTGGAAAACCGAATGTCTGACGTAGTGCGCGGTCTGAACAGGGACAAG ACGGAACAAGCCAGTAAGGAAGCCAGTGCACACGTTACCCCGGCCCCAGAGGAAGCTGCACCCGTTTCCAGTCCTGCTCAGCCTGTAACCAAACCTGCTGCACAGCCCCAAGGACCGCCCGTCCCCAG TGTGACCCATCATGAGAAGAAAGTGGAGCGAGCcgagccccccacccccaaggtGGCCCAGCAGCCGGCCCAGCAGCCAGCCCCGCCTCCCACCACGCCCaacccaccctcctccacgCAGCCCCTGCCTGGCCCCAAGCCTCAGCCCAGTGTCGTGTCGTCCTCACCAGCTGCTGCCAGCACCAGCGCCTCCACCACCACTGCCCCCATCCCTGTAATG GAACCCCGCAAGCTCAGCTATGCCGAGGTTTGCCAGCGACCACCCAAGGACTACCCTCCCCCAGCTCCCGCCCAGGCCCCGTCCCCCTCCGGCAGCGCGGCAGGCCAGCCCCTGCGGGAGCTGCGCGTCAACAAGGCCGAGGAGCCCGGCTCCAGCAGCGGGAGCAGCCCTGGAGACAGGCAGGACAAGACCCACGAgcgagaggggggctgggagtGCAAAGAGAGCCGGCCCCCACGCGACTCCCAAGGTTACCGCAGCAACGGACCCCGAGGCAGTGGGGGCCTCAAGTTCCGCGAACAGAGACGCCCCCCACCGGCCCGGCGCAGCTCCCCCCAGGGGGGCCCCAGACACACTGGCAAAGAGCAGAATATTCCCCCAGCATTGCCAAAGTAA
- the LOC124480377 gene encoding la-related protein 4 isoform X1: MSSDQGGEPPLLQEEADPGPKTSGKDEAPPGIGGGSGGMVTSKGAGLNPNAKVWQEMPVAASEAPAEADDGSQWPQGDITEGYSEPSPAVCKPYPGFVIPLEEASPTAAAAEVAVNGMDPSDPGFPPTEVTTAVDSKMTAEQPLPSENLREVLKKELEFYFSRENLSKDLYLMSQMDSDQFVPIWTIASMEGIKAHTTDMDLILDVLRSSPMVQVDEKGEKVRPNHKRCIIILREVPETTPVEEVEGLFKNDNCPKVISVEFAHNNNWYITFQSDTDAQQAHRYLREEVKTFQGKPIMARIKAINTFFAKNGYRSMESSMYAHQTQTQSQYSSPLYMQPVYPQQQYPVYGIVPPTWTTSPAPYFETPLAPFPNSGFVNGFNSPGHYKTGSNSLNISRPFNRNRVPLYSRKNVINAFRNHVKPQMRSGEVAPAAATPQESLTGLRSPQPPSTPASAQAPTDMNAAFPHLSSDPTDDGMAGRGRRNTYRGTRRRREDERIPRPTPLAEVKLSPPKFDLAATNFPPLPGSVVSTQGEPVLENRMSDVVRGLNRDKQTEQASKEASAHVTPAPEEAAPVSSPAQPVTKPAAQPQGPPVPSVTHHEKKVERAEPPTPKVAQQPAQQPAPPPTTPNPPSSTQPLPGPKPQPSVVSSSPAAASTSASTTTAPIPVMEPRKLSYAEVCQRPPKDYPPPAPAQAPSPSGSAAGQPLRELRVNKAEEPGSSSGSSPGDRQDKTHEREGGWECKESRPPRDSQGYRSNGPRGSGGLKFREQRRPPPARRSSPQGGPRHTGKEQNIPPALPK, from the exons ATGAGTTCGGACCAGGGCGGAGAGCCGCCACTGTTGCAGGAGGAGGCTGATCCGGGACCGAAGACCAGTGGGAAGGACGAAGCTCCACCTGGGATCGGTGGAGGGTCAGGCGGCATG GTCACCTCCAAGGGCGCAGGTCTGAACCCCAATGCCAAGGTGTGGCAGGAGATGCCTGTGGCTGCCAGCGAGGCTCCCGCTGAGGCAGACGACGGCTCCCAGTGGCCCCAGGGCGACATCACAGAGG GTTATTCTGAGCCTTCCCCCGCTGTATGTAAACCATACCCAGGCTTCGTCATCCCCCTGGAGGAGGCCAGCCCTACGGCGGCGGCGGCAGAGGTCGCCGTGAACGGCATGGATCCTTCAGACCCAGGGTTCCCCCCGACTGAGGTCACCACCGCAG TGGACTCCAAGATGACGGCCGAGcagcccctcccctcagagAACCTGCGGGAGGTCCTCAAGAAAGAGCTGGAGTTCTACTTCTCTAG GGAGAACTTGTCCAAGGACCTGTACCTAATGTCCCAGATGGACAGTGACCAGTTTGTCCCCATCTGGACCATCGCCAGCATGGAAGGCATCAAGGCCCACACCACTGACATGGACCTCATCTTGGACGTGTTGAGAT cctctccgATGGTACAGGTGgatgagaagggagagaaggtgcGTCCCAATCACAAGCGTTGCATCATCATCCTGAGGGAGGTTCCTGAGACGACGCCCGTGGAG gaagtggagggccTCTTTAAAAATGACAACTGTCCGAAGGTGATAAGTGTGGAATTTGCGCACAACAATAACTGGTACATCACATTCCAATCAGACACGGATGCTCAACAG GCGCACCGATACTTAAGAGAGGAAGTCAAAACATTTCAGGGAAAACCCATCATG GCAAGAATAAAGGCCATCAACACGTTCTTTGCTAAGAATGGCTACCGTAGCATGGAAAGCAGCATGTACGCCcatcagacccagacccagtcccAGTACAGCTCACCTCTCTACATGCAGCCCGTGTACCCTCAGCAGCAGTATCCTGTCTACGGCATCGTCCCCCCCACCTGGACGACCTCCCCAGCACCCTACTTTGAGACCCCCCTG GCACCGTTTCCGAACAGTGGCTTTGTCAACGGGTTTAACTCTCCCGGGCACTACAAAACGGGCTCCAACTCTCTCAATATCTCTCGGCCCTTCAACAGAAACCG TGTCCCCCTCTATTCAAGAAAGAATGTAATAAATGCCTTCAG AAACCATGTGAAACCCCAAATGAGGTCAGGCGAGGTGGCCCCTGCGGCTGCGACCCCCCAGGAGAGCCTGACCGGCCTCcgcagcccccagccccccagcaccCCGGCCTCGGCACAGGCCCCGACCGACATGAACGCAGCCTTCCCGCACCTCTCATCGGACCCCACTGACGACGGCATGGCCGGGCGTGGAAG GAGGAATACATACAGAGGCacccggaggaggagagaggacgagcGCATCCCG AGACCCACACCCCTGGCTGAGGTGAAGCTTTCACCCCCCAAGTTCGACCTGGCTGCGACCAACTTCCCCCCTCTGCCTGGCAGTGTGGTCAGCACACAGGGGGAGCCCGTTCTGGAAAACCGAATGTCTGACGTAGTGCGCGGTCTGAACAGGGACAAG CAGACGGAACAAGCCAGTAAGGAAGCCAGTGCACACGTTACCCCGGCCCCAGAGGAAGCTGCACCCGTTTCCAGTCCTGCTCAGCCTGTAACCAAACCTGCTGCACAGCCCCAAGGACCGCCCGTCCCCAG TGTGACCCATCATGAGAAGAAAGTGGAGCGAGCcgagccccccacccccaaggtGGCCCAGCAGCCGGCCCAGCAGCCAGCCCCGCCTCCCACCACGCCCaacccaccctcctccacgCAGCCCCTGCCTGGCCCCAAGCCTCAGCCCAGTGTCGTGTCGTCCTCACCAGCTGCTGCCAGCACCAGCGCCTCCACCACCACTGCCCCCATCCCTGTAATG GAACCCCGCAAGCTCAGCTATGCCGAGGTTTGCCAGCGACCACCCAAGGACTACCCTCCCCCAGCTCCCGCCCAGGCCCCGTCCCCCTCCGGCAGCGCGGCAGGCCAGCCCCTGCGGGAGCTGCGCGTCAACAAGGCCGAGGAGCCCGGCTCCAGCAGCGGGAGCAGCCCTGGAGACAGGCAGGACAAGACCCACGAgcgagaggggggctgggagtGCAAAGAGAGCCGGCCCCCACGCGACTCCCAAGGTTACCGCAGCAACGGACCCCGAGGCAGTGGGGGCCTCAAGTTCCGCGAACAGAGACGCCCCCCACCGGCCCGGCGCAGCTCCCCCCAGGGGGGCCCCAGACACACTGGCAAAGAGCAGAATATTCCCCCAGCATTGCCAAAGTAA
- the LOC124480377 gene encoding la-related protein 4 isoform X3, which translates to MSSDQGGEPPLLQEEADPGPKTSGKDEAPPGIGGGSGGMVTSKGAGLNPNAKVWQEMPVAASEAPAEADDGSQWPQGDITEGYSEPSPAVCKPYPGFVIPLEEASPTAAAAEVAVNGMDPSDPGFPPTEVTTAVDSKMTAEQPLPSENLREVLKKELEFYFSRENLSKDLYLMSQMDSDQFVPIWTIASMEGIKAHTTDMDLILDVLRSSPMVQVDEKGEKVRPNHKRCIIILREVPETTPVEEVEGLFKNDNCPKVISVEFAHNNNWYITFQSDTDAQQAHRYLREEVKTFQGKPIMARIKAINTFFAKNGYRSMESSMYAHQTQTQSQYSSPLYMQPVYPQQQYPVYGIVPPTWTTSPAPYFETPLAPFPNSGFVNGFNSPGHYKTGSNSLNISRPFNRNRNHVKPQMRSGEVAPAAATPQESLTGLRSPQPPSTPASAQAPTDMNAAFPHLSSDPTDDGMAGRGRRNTYRGTRRRREDERIPRPTPLAEVKLSPPKFDLAATNFPPLPGSVVSTQGEPVLENRMSDVVRGLNRDKQTEQASKEASAHVTPAPEEAAPVSSPAQPVTKPAAQPQGPPVPSVTHHEKKVERAEPPTPKVAQQPAQQPAPPPTTPNPPSSTQPLPGPKPQPSVVSSSPAAASTSASTTTAPIPVMEPRKLSYAEVCQRPPKDYPPPAPAQAPSPSGSAAGQPLRELRVNKAEEPGSSSGSSPGDRQDKTHEREGGWECKESRPPRDSQGYRSNGPRGSGGLKFREQRRPPPARRSSPQGGPRHTGKEQNIPPALPK; encoded by the exons ATGAGTTCGGACCAGGGCGGAGAGCCGCCACTGTTGCAGGAGGAGGCTGATCCGGGACCGAAGACCAGTGGGAAGGACGAAGCTCCACCTGGGATCGGTGGAGGGTCAGGCGGCATG GTCACCTCCAAGGGCGCAGGTCTGAACCCCAATGCCAAGGTGTGGCAGGAGATGCCTGTGGCTGCCAGCGAGGCTCCCGCTGAGGCAGACGACGGCTCCCAGTGGCCCCAGGGCGACATCACAGAGG GTTATTCTGAGCCTTCCCCCGCTGTATGTAAACCATACCCAGGCTTCGTCATCCCCCTGGAGGAGGCCAGCCCTACGGCGGCGGCGGCAGAGGTCGCCGTGAACGGCATGGATCCTTCAGACCCAGGGTTCCCCCCGACTGAGGTCACCACCGCAG TGGACTCCAAGATGACGGCCGAGcagcccctcccctcagagAACCTGCGGGAGGTCCTCAAGAAAGAGCTGGAGTTCTACTTCTCTAG GGAGAACTTGTCCAAGGACCTGTACCTAATGTCCCAGATGGACAGTGACCAGTTTGTCCCCATCTGGACCATCGCCAGCATGGAAGGCATCAAGGCCCACACCACTGACATGGACCTCATCTTGGACGTGTTGAGAT cctctccgATGGTACAGGTGgatgagaagggagagaaggtgcGTCCCAATCACAAGCGTTGCATCATCATCCTGAGGGAGGTTCCTGAGACGACGCCCGTGGAG gaagtggagggccTCTTTAAAAATGACAACTGTCCGAAGGTGATAAGTGTGGAATTTGCGCACAACAATAACTGGTACATCACATTCCAATCAGACACGGATGCTCAACAG GCGCACCGATACTTAAGAGAGGAAGTCAAAACATTTCAGGGAAAACCCATCATG GCAAGAATAAAGGCCATCAACACGTTCTTTGCTAAGAATGGCTACCGTAGCATGGAAAGCAGCATGTACGCCcatcagacccagacccagtcccAGTACAGCTCACCTCTCTACATGCAGCCCGTGTACCCTCAGCAGCAGTATCCTGTCTACGGCATCGTCCCCCCCACCTGGACGACCTCCCCAGCACCCTACTTTGAGACCCCCCTG GCACCGTTTCCGAACAGTGGCTTTGTCAACGGGTTTAACTCTCCCGGGCACTACAAAACGGGCTCCAACTCTCTCAATATCTCTCGGCCCTTCAACAGAAACCG AAACCATGTGAAACCCCAAATGAGGTCAGGCGAGGTGGCCCCTGCGGCTGCGACCCCCCAGGAGAGCCTGACCGGCCTCcgcagcccccagccccccagcaccCCGGCCTCGGCACAGGCCCCGACCGACATGAACGCAGCCTTCCCGCACCTCTCATCGGACCCCACTGACGACGGCATGGCCGGGCGTGGAAG GAGGAATACATACAGAGGCacccggaggaggagagaggacgagcGCATCCCG AGACCCACACCCCTGGCTGAGGTGAAGCTTTCACCCCCCAAGTTCGACCTGGCTGCGACCAACTTCCCCCCTCTGCCTGGCAGTGTGGTCAGCACACAGGGGGAGCCCGTTCTGGAAAACCGAATGTCTGACGTAGTGCGCGGTCTGAACAGGGACAAG CAGACGGAACAAGCCAGTAAGGAAGCCAGTGCACACGTTACCCCGGCCCCAGAGGAAGCTGCACCCGTTTCCAGTCCTGCTCAGCCTGTAACCAAACCTGCTGCACAGCCCCAAGGACCGCCCGTCCCCAG TGTGACCCATCATGAGAAGAAAGTGGAGCGAGCcgagccccccacccccaaggtGGCCCAGCAGCCGGCCCAGCAGCCAGCCCCGCCTCCCACCACGCCCaacccaccctcctccacgCAGCCCCTGCCTGGCCCCAAGCCTCAGCCCAGTGTCGTGTCGTCCTCACCAGCTGCTGCCAGCACCAGCGCCTCCACCACCACTGCCCCCATCCCTGTAATG GAACCCCGCAAGCTCAGCTATGCCGAGGTTTGCCAGCGACCACCCAAGGACTACCCTCCCCCAGCTCCCGCCCAGGCCCCGTCCCCCTCCGGCAGCGCGGCAGGCCAGCCCCTGCGGGAGCTGCGCGTCAACAAGGCCGAGGAGCCCGGCTCCAGCAGCGGGAGCAGCCCTGGAGACAGGCAGGACAAGACCCACGAgcgagaggggggctgggagtGCAAAGAGAGCCGGCCCCCACGCGACTCCCAAGGTTACCGCAGCAACGGACCCCGAGGCAGTGGGGGCCTCAAGTTCCGCGAACAGAGACGCCCCCCACCGGCCCGGCGCAGCTCCCCCCAGGGGGGCCCCAGACACACTGGCAAAGAGCAGAATATTCCCCCAGCATTGCCAAAGTAA
- the asb8 gene encoding ankyrin repeat and SOCS box protein 8, protein MSSTMWYIMQSIQSKYSLSERLIRTIAAIRSFPHDNVEDLIRRGADVNRMHGTLKPLHCACMVADADCVELLLEKGAEVNALDGYNRTALHYAAEKDEGCVELLLEYGAQPDALDGNKDTPLHWASFKDNPECVRALLESGACPNVRDYNNDTPLSWAAMKGNLESVKVLLEYGAQVHVTNLKGQTPISRLVSLLARGLGTEQEEECLELLCRAAGRFEIRRADGTLPRELSKDPQLLARLTSMVAQAPSLRSLARFTVRQSLGVRFLPTAVKELPLPESVKEYVLLRD, encoded by the exons ATGAGCTCTACTATGTGGTATATAATGCAAAGCATTCAGAGTAAATATTCCTTGTCCGAGCGACTCATTCGCACCATTGCAGCCATCCGCTCCTTCCCACATGACAACGTGGAGGATCTCATACGCAGA GGAGCAGATGTGAACCGCATGCATGGCACCCTGAAGCCGTTGCACTGTGCCTGCATGGTGGCTGATGCAGACTGCGTGGAGCTGTTGTTAGAGAAAGGAGCTGAG GTGAATGCCCTGGATGGCTACAACCGCACCGCGCTCCACTATGCAGCAGAGAAGGATGAAGGCTGTGTGGAGCTCCTGCTGGAGTATGGTGCCCAGCCCGACGCCCTCGATGGCAACAAGGACACTCCGTTGCACTGGGCCTCCTTCAAAGACAACCCGGAGTGCGTGAGAGCTCTGCTGGAGAGCGGAGCCTGTCCCAACGTCCGAGACTACAACAATGACACACCACTGAGCTGGGCCGCCATGAAGGGCAACCTTGAGAGCGTCAAGGTCCTGCTGGAGTACGGGGCCCAGGTCCACGTCACCAACTTGAAGGGCCAGACACCGATCTCCAGGCTGGTGTCCCTCCTGGCTCGGGGCCTtggcacagagcaggaggaggaatgtCTGGAGCTGCTGTGTCGGGCGGCAGGGAGGTTTGAAATCCGTCGGGCCGATGGCACCCTTCCCCGAGAGCTCAGCAAGGATCCCCAGCTCCTGGCCCGGCTCACCAGCATGGTGGCCCAGGCCCCCTCCCTCCGCAGCCTGGCCCGATTCACTGTCCGACAGAGCCTTGGCGTGCGGTTCCTCCCCACGGCCGTCAAAGAGCTTCCTCTACCGGAGTCTGTAAAAGAGTATGTACTGCTGAGAGACTGA